A genome region from Gigantopelta aegis isolate Gae_Host chromosome 3, Gae_host_genome, whole genome shotgun sequence includes the following:
- the LOC121367268 gene encoding fucolectin-4-like, with amino-acid sequence MGTYLLADHCSHTNMYDYNPWWMVDLFGTFLVERVTLTNRGDASWDRLHSFVIEIFAQNPTTHPSSSSQVCFNYTGVALGKADTRTLTCERSIRGRFVRISKWKVDAYYDVLTLCEVQIVGCGFPRILPRVSKTSMTSKNSHRVTTTTPMNCAVKCDRKTRCLAFNFNVNTHECELILKPVINNVMTPQADWNYYGPDLN; translated from the exons ATGGGAACTTACTTACTCGCGGATCACTGCAGTCACACCAACATGTATGATTACAACCCGTGGTGGATGGTAGATCTGTTTGGGACATTTCTTGTTGAACGTGTCACACTAACCAACAGAGGGGATGCCTCTT GGGACCGACTCCACAGCTTCGTCATTGAAATATTTGCACAAAACCCGACAACACATCCTAGCAGTTCTTCTCAAGTCTGTTTCAACTACACTGGCGTGGCGCTGGGGAAGGCAGACACCAGGACATTGACCTGCGAGAGGTCAATAAGAGGTCGCTTTGTCCGAATTAGCAAGTGGAAAGTGGATGCTTATTATGATGTTTTGACTTTGTGTGAAGTCCAAATAGTTG GATGCGGTTTTCCAAGAATCCTTCCCCGCGTCTCCAAAACTAGTATGACATCGAAAAACTCTCATCGTGTAACTACCACAACTCCAATGAATTGTGCCGTGAAATGCGATAGGAAAACCAGATGTCTGGCATTCAACTTCAACGTCAACACACATGAATGCGAGCTCATCTTAAAGCCCGTGATCAACAATGTGATGACGCCACAAGCAGACTGGAACTACTATGGACCAGATTTGAACTGA